The DNA window TGCGTGGTCGCGATACCCTGGAGTTTCACGAGGTGCTGCGCACCTCCGCCGGCTCCACGCGACTGCCCTCGCCGCCGGCCGACATGAGCTATCAGACCTTTGTGGAGCCCGCCCCCGAGGAGGAGCCCGGGCCCTTTGTGGTGGCGGCAACGGTTCAGGGGATGCTCCCGAGCTACTATTCGGAGCACCCGCTGCCGGCGGGCAAGAGCGAGGCCGAACTGGAGCGCGAGCCGCAGCCCGGGCGCCTGCTGGTGGTGGGCAGCGGCGACTTTATGGGGCCGCAGCGTGAGACCGGCTTCGATGAGCGCCTGGCCGGGCTGGGAGCGCAGTTCTTTTTGAACTCGGTGGAGTGGCTGGTTCAGGACAGTGCGCTCTCGCAGATTCGTGGCAAGTCGCTGCCGCGTCTCATTGGCGAGGTGAGCCCGGAGCAGAAGCGCGCGATTCAGTTTGCCAACATCGTGATGGTGCCCTCGTTCTTTGCGCTGCTGGGCGTGATGATGATGTCGCGCCGGCGCCGCCGCAGAGAGGCGCTGAGCCAGTGGACCCAAACCCCGGGATCCCGCAAGTAGAGGCGTCGGAGAGTCGGGCGGGCCGGGAGCTGCGCGCGCGGATGCCCGAGTTCAGGGGCCGAGAACGCGCGTCTGGCTTCGAGCTCGGAGATCTTTGTGTTACCTGAGAGCGCGGTGCGACGTCTTACCCGGGACGCGAGCGCGGATGCCGCGTCTTCCGGAGGATAAGCGCGCGGGCCTGGCGGCCCGCGTTTACCTGATGCGTCCGGCCTGCCGGCGCCCGACGAGGACCTATGAAGATCGCCTATGTGATGGACCCCTTAACCCGGGTCAACGTGTTTGCTGATACGACCTTTGCGCTGATGCTCGGTGCTCAGCAGCGCGGCCACGACATCTTTTACGTGCGGCCGGAGTCGCTGGAGGCCCGGGGCGATGAGGCCTTTGCCATGCTCCAGCCCGTGACGCTGCGCCAGGACCCGGTGGACCCGGTCAGCTATGGTGAGGCACGCCAGGCCTCGCTCGACGAGATGGACGTGGTCTGGATGCGCAAGGACCCGCCCTTTGACGACACCTACATGTACGAGGTGATGTTGCTGGAGCTGGCCGAGGAGCGGGGCACCCTGGTGCTCAACCGGCCCCGCGGATTGCGCGATGCCAATGAGAAGCTCTACGCCCTGCATTTCAGCGATCACACCCCCCGCACGCTGGTGTCGAGCCAGGCCGAATCGATCAAGGCCTTTGCCGAGGAGGTCGGTGGCAAAGCGGTGCTCAAGCCCCTGGATGGTCACGGCGGCGCGGGAATCTTTGTGATCGGCAGCGAGGATCGCAACCTCAACGCCATGATCGAAGTCTCCACCCACGGGGGCACTCGCCGGGTGATGGTTCAGCAGTACTTGCCGGAGGCCCGCCAGGGTGACAAACGCGTGCTCATGCTCGATGGCAAGCCCATGGGCGCGATCCTGCGCGTGCCCCTGGAGCAGGAACATCGCAGCAACATTCACGTGGGCGGGCGCGTCGAAAAGACCGAACTCACCGAGCGCGAGCAGGCCATCTGCGAGGCCGTCGGACCTCGTCTCAAGGCCGATGGGCTGACCTTTGTGGGGCTCGACATGATTGGTGAGCGGCTCACCGAGGTCAACGTCACCAGCCCCACCGGCATCCAGGAGATGAGCCGTCTCAACGGCGTGGACGGCCCCGCTGAAGTGATGGCATGGATTGAAAACGAGCTGGGGTGATGTTGCCTCGTTGGCACAGATGCGGGCTTGCCATTGCGCCGCCGGCGTATAATTAC is part of the Lujinxingia litoralis genome and encodes:
- the gshB gene encoding glutathione synthase, with product MKIAYVMDPLTRVNVFADTTFALMLGAQQRGHDIFYVRPESLEARGDEAFAMLQPVTLRQDPVDPVSYGEARQASLDEMDVVWMRKDPPFDDTYMYEVMLLELAEERGTLVLNRPRGLRDANEKLYALHFSDHTPRTLVSSQAESIKAFAEEVGGKAVLKPLDGHGGAGIFVIGSEDRNLNAMIEVSTHGGTRRVMVQQYLPEARQGDKRVLMLDGKPMGAILRVPLEQEHRSNIHVGGRVEKTELTEREQAICEAVGPRLKADGLTFVGLDMIGERLTEVNVTSPTGIQEMSRLNGVDGPAEVMAWIENELG